The Glycine soja cultivar W05 chromosome 15, ASM419377v2, whole genome shotgun sequence region CTTCCTGTTAAGTCCTGATACTATTTTTGGTCTTTGAATTCAGTTGCATGATGGTTGTGCAGAACTTTGTAGTTGATTTGAATAAGGCCCTTGTTTTCCAGGTAAAGGCAAAACCCCTTGAGATCTTCTTTCTAACATGTTCTCCATGCTCTTTCTTCCCATAGTTTTCAAGTTTCATATAAGTCTTGTTTCTGTTTATGTATGATCTCAGGTTGAGATAGCAAGTAGTTAGTTTTTGCTTTGTATACGAAGTAATCTCTTGTTGAGTCTGATCTTATTTTCAATGTTTTAAAGGTTGGGCATCTTGGAGAAGCTTATGAAGAGTGGGTTCACCAGCCCATTGTCAGCAAGGAAGGCCCCCGTTTCTTTGAAAATGAGATTCTGGAGGTATGCCCTTTAACTACAGATAAAACTATAAAACCAAGCCTGGCCTCACCAAGAGAGGTTGTCTAGATGGACTAATTGATGCCATATTGCCATTGGCTTAATAAAAAACCAAGCTTTTAGTAAAACCGTTTAgagcaagttttttttttttcccaatgGTTTCGCCTTGCTCCTCTGCCTTTTCAATTTGACCATATTCCACTTGATCTACTTTTCTTCTCATGAATCTTCTGTTGGTTTTTTCTCATATGATTAAGTTTTATCAGGTGAGTTTAAGTCATATTGTCCTGAATAGTTGCTAATCCTAGTTTCTCCATGACTATTCACCTTTAatcttgtttttcctttcataTGTTTCTACTTTTCAGCTCATTCATTAACCTCAGTGTTCCCATTACCACTAGAGTTATGTTTGGCTATCGTTGATTCTTCTCTACGCAACATTTACTAGCATAAACATTTCCGGTTTCATAGCTTTCTGATGTTGATAAGCATGtttcaacaaattttaacattatgaTCCCAtgatccatttttttaaaaaattggccACATTACAAATGGAcaaagatttaaattttaagttctgATAATACATTGAAAAAATTCCATTTGTTATTGACTTGTTATTGCTACTACTTGGAACAGTTCTTGACGCGCACAGTCTGGTGGGCAATACCAGTCATTTGGCTGCCAGTTGTATGCTGGTTTATATATAAGTCCATACGAATGGGCCTCAGTTGTCCTCATTTAGCTCTATTGGTGGTTCTTGGCATTTTTGTTTGGACACTGCTTGAATACTCATTGCATCGTTTTCTTTTCCACATTAAAACAAAGACCTACTGGTTAGATCTCTTCCTTTCCCCTTTCTTTCCATAGTGTGAACCCGTATGTTAATATTTGCTTGTAATTATGTTTAACTATATCTACTTTGATTAACTTATTGGTTTGAATAACACTAAGTTtatttgctttttattttgGGGGATTGAATGCTACTTTAGGGGGAATACCTTGCATTATCTTCTCCATGGCTGCCACCATAAGCACCCCATGGATGGCTTAAGACTCGTTTTCCCTCCTGCTGCAACAGCTATATTATTGATGCCGGTATCTCTTTTTTGCCATACTTTATATTGCATTTTCCCATACTTTATTGGCTGAGAAAATATTTGTGGGATTTAAATTTTCATCGAAGTTTTTACCATCCATGCTTCCTATAATTGGAAAGACCAAAGGagtaacttcattctttttctctttttccctcTACTATCtaaattactcatttaaatTAAGTGTGtcacattgaatttttttatttccctttttccCTCTAGCATataaattactcatttaaatagttaaatgtgtcacgttgaatttttttatatattgttaagcTACATGCCACTGATATAAAAATTTGGATGGAAAATCACTGATTGGACAACATTGGATGTTTGAAGTGAAACTAAGTAGCAGATaggattttctttaaatttgaaattatttagtttatgttTGAGGAGATCTTTTAATAATTCGGCGATGTTTATATTCTCAATTTGTAATACTAGTTTCAGAAAatcttaaaagaatttttttcttctggaTTGAGCCACGTATATCACCATTTCTAGCTTTCTTTTGAAAATGCCCATAAAACTTTTTTGACATTTAATAACATTATTTGATTAGTATGCAGCACCGATATGTCAATATTGGTAAAGATTTAGAGATAATTTCTTCACATTATTGCTTAAGGTTCCATGAAGTGATGTTAGTGATTTTGTCTGCTGTGTCCAGTTCTGGAACTTGGTGAAACTCATGGCGACCACTTCAACTGCTCCTGCTTTGTTTGGAGGTGGTTTATTGGGTTATGTAATGTATGATTGCACCCATTATTACTTGCACCATGGTCAGCCAAGGACTGAAGTGCCCCGAAATCTCAAGGTAAAAACTCTTATCTTCAACTGTGGATGATGATTAAATTACCATGCATTGCTTTGCTATATTTATCTAAACGAATTCATCTTGTTCTAGCACAAATCATTGAAAAGGAAAATAGTTGATGGTTTCACCAGTTCTTAGAAATTGAAGGGCATTAATCTGAGAGTAAGATACAGTGAATGTGAAGGTATCTTGTCAAGGGATTTGGATCCTCCTTTTCTTAGGAACAagagtttattttttgttagattATCCTGCCAAATGTTCATTTTCTCCTACCCCCCTTTTTTTATGTTGCACTTCGTCTTTGAGTGTATCATATACTAGCAATTATGTCCATTTTATTAGCCATGCAAGTTAAAtcttctttctcccttttttcTGCAGAAGTACCACTTGAATCATCACTTTCGGATCCAGGATAAAGGCTTTGGGATCACTTCATCACTATGGGATAAAGTTTTTGGAACACTTCCTCCTAAAATGGATGCCAAAAGTATGTAAATTACTGTCAAGGGTAGCATATGTTCGTTGGTTAAAATAATAGCAAGTTCAGGAATTCCTGcttttatttatctaatttatttGACCTCCCCAATCATTGATGTTTTCTGGGGTGTTAGCGTGCCATCATTCGTCAATTTTGTGGTGCCAAAGTTCGACAATTAAACATTCTGTAAAAATTGATTTCTTGTATCAGATTGATTTATGATGGAAAGCTCACCTTGTGCATACTCCTTTCCGCTGTAACTTCAGTACTTCACTAATATCTCTACGGCTTAGTGTTTTAGTCCTTcaattttggggtgtttttatttttaagtccaTGAAGGCTGAAATtaaatttgctttttttttatagtccATGGATTTTGAAAATTAGACTTTTTAGTCCTCCCATGATAAATTGACACTTTGTGATggatttaaaatacaaattctaacggtaaaattaaaaatcaaattttgacgACTAAAAACTATTAcaaattgttaatttatcatgggaaggactaaaaataacaattttcaaaactcTTGGGGGGCGGGTAACATTAGCTCAATCTTCGTTAATGAGCCTCCCCAGATATATTATGCAGGCCCACATCTTTCCTGCAACCATTTGTGATGAAATAGAGAAGCTTTGCTGCCATTTTATCTGGGGTAGCACCCAGGATCAATGTAAAGTGCATCTGATATGTGGGAACTCTATGCTCGCTGAAAGGAAATGGAGGACTTGGCTTTAGAACTCAGAAATCTCAACTGTAGCTATGTCCTGAATCTGGGATGGAATATTATTCATTAACTAGATAATCTCTAGGTTCGAGTCTTGCGAGCCAAATATGGATTTGGCTGCCAACCTGTCCCAGTCATTCGAAATGAAACTGAAGCCTCTCATACTTGG contains the following coding sequences:
- the LOC114388549 gene encoding dihydroceramide fatty acyl 2-hydroxylase FAH1-like isoform X2; amino-acid sequence: MMVVQNFVVDLNKALVFQVGHLGEAYEEWVHQPIVSKEGPRFFENEILEFLTRTVWWAIPVIWLPVVCWFIYKSIRMGLSCPHLALLVVLGIFVWTLLEYSLHRFLFHIKTKTYWGNTLHYLLHGCHHKHPMDGLRLVFPPAATAILLMPFWNLVKLMATTSTAPALFGGGLLGYVMYDCTHYYLHHGQPRTEVPRNLKHKSLKRKIVDGFTSS
- the LOC114388549 gene encoding dihydroceramide fatty acyl 2-hydroxylase FAH1-like isoform X1, with product MMVVQNFVVDLNKALVFQVGHLGEAYEEWVHQPIVSKEGPRFFENEILEFLTRTVWWAIPVIWLPVVCWFIYKSIRMGLSCPHLALLVVLGIFVWTLLEYSLHRFLFHIKTKTYWGNTLHYLLHGCHHKHPMDGLRLVFPPAATAILLMPFWNLVKLMATTSTAPALFGGGLLGYVMYDCTHYYLHHGQPRTEVPRNLKKYHLNHHFRIQDKGFGITSSLWDKVFGTLPPKMDAKSM